A window of the Mesorhizobium opportunistum WSM2075 genome harbors these coding sequences:
- a CDS encoding D-tagatose-bisphosphate aldolase, class II, non-catalytic subunit yields the protein MSQATDRLAAVAARRAAGGRCGIASVCSAHPLVIEAALRHGKARGADVLIEATCNQVNHEGGYTGMTPGDFRRFVETIAGKAGFALDRLVLGGDHLGPNPWKHLPAAEAMAKASRMVDAYAEAGFTKLHLDASMGCAGEGAAPPDATIAARAADLAAVAEAATERKGAKPVYVIGTEVPVPGGALEAMDHLAVTTPEAARETVRIHRDAFAQRGLDRAFSRAIGVVVQPGVEFGNADVIAYQPERARALAGTLRDLPQFVFEAHSTDYQPVAALSALVDDGFAILKVGPWLTFALREALYGLSHIADILAPDASRESLPAAMERVMLAAPGNWKNYYHGTEAEQRIERHFSYSDRIRYYWPAPGAQQAVGALMQALGDRDIPSPLISQYLGRLDSAVANGSVAPKAGDLLIAGVTEVLDIYASATG from the coding sequence ATGAGCCAGGCGACGGACAGGCTGGCGGCGGTCGCGGCGCGTCGCGCGGCCGGTGGACGCTGCGGCATTGCCTCGGTCTGCTCTGCTCATCCGCTGGTCATCGAGGCGGCACTGCGCCATGGCAAGGCACGCGGCGCCGACGTGCTGATCGAGGCCACCTGCAACCAGGTGAACCACGAGGGTGGCTATACCGGCATGACGCCAGGGGATTTCCGCCGCTTCGTCGAGACGATCGCCGGCAAGGCCGGCTTTGCCCTGGACAGGCTAGTGCTCGGCGGCGACCATCTCGGCCCCAATCCATGGAAACACCTGCCGGCAGCCGAAGCCATGGCGAAAGCGTCGCGCATGGTCGACGCCTATGCCGAGGCCGGCTTCACCAAGCTCCATTTGGACGCCAGCATGGGCTGCGCCGGCGAAGGCGCCGCACCGCCAGACGCGACGATTGCCGCGCGTGCGGCCGACCTGGCCGCGGTGGCGGAGGCCGCCACGGAACGAAAAGGTGCCAAGCCGGTCTATGTCATCGGCACGGAGGTGCCGGTGCCTGGTGGCGCTCTTGAGGCAATGGACCATCTGGCGGTGACGACACCGGAGGCGGCACGCGAGACGGTGCGCATCCACCGCGATGCTTTCGCCCAGCGCGGCCTTGACCGGGCTTTTTCGCGGGCGATCGGCGTCGTCGTGCAGCCGGGTGTCGAATTCGGCAATGCCGACGTGATCGCCTATCAGCCGGAACGCGCACGGGCGCTCGCCGGCACGCTCCGAGACCTGCCGCAATTCGTCTTCGAGGCCCATTCGACCGACTACCAGCCGGTGGCGGCACTGAGCGCGTTGGTCGATGACGGCTTCGCCATTCTCAAGGTCGGGCCGTGGCTGACCTTCGCGCTGCGCGAAGCGCTCTACGGCCTGAGCCACATCGCCGACATTCTCGCTCCCGACGCCTCGCGGGAAAGCCTGCCGGCGGCGATGGAGCGCGTCATGCTGGCGGCGCCGGGCAACTGGAAGAATTACTATCACGGCACCGAGGCCGAGCAGCGGATCGAACGGCATTTCTCCTACAGCGATCGTATCCGCTACTACTGGCCGGCGCCCGGCGCCCAACAGGCCGTGGGCGCGCTGATGCAGGCGCTTGGCGACCGCGACATCCCCTCTCCCCTCATCAGCCAGTATCTTGGCCGTCTCGACAGCGCGGTGGCGAATGGATCCGTCGCGCCAAAAGCAGGGGACTTGCTGATCGCTGGCGTGACGGAAGTTCTCGACATCTACGCCAGCGCGACCGGCTGA
- a CDS encoding sugar kinase — MKKLVCAGEILVEIMAERIGQSFLAPGPLVGPFPSGAPAIFIDQAARLGQPAGLIAAVGDDDFGHLNIERLRADGADISAIKVHKGAATGTAFVTYEADGSRHFVYNIKQSAAGLIEIGAEARALLAGADHFHVMGTSLFSPEVIEVARNGIEAVKARGGTVSFDPNIRKEMLDLPGMRDALHFVLSKTDVFLPSGPELFIFAKATDEEGAVREMLGRGISTVVVKKGADGAVHYDRTGRTVSSGFAVDEIDPTGAGDCFAAAFVSFWLRGATAEKALSIANGCGALAVTKKGPMEGIALLAAVEAFIKTAKTGAPA; from the coding sequence ATGAAGAAACTGGTTTGCGCCGGCGAGATCCTGGTCGAGATCATGGCCGAGCGGATCGGCCAGAGCTTCCTTGCCCCCGGCCCGTTGGTTGGCCCGTTTCCATCCGGCGCGCCGGCGATCTTCATCGACCAGGCGGCGCGGCTCGGTCAGCCGGCAGGGCTGATCGCCGCGGTCGGCGATGACGATTTCGGCCATTTGAACATCGAGCGCCTGCGTGCCGACGGCGCCGACATCTCGGCCATCAAGGTCCATAAAGGTGCGGCGACCGGAACCGCCTTCGTTACCTACGAGGCGGATGGCAGCCGGCATTTCGTCTACAACATCAAACAAAGTGCCGCCGGCCTGATCGAGATCGGCGCCGAGGCGCGCGCGTTGCTGGCCGGCGCCGATCATTTTCACGTCATGGGCACCTCGCTGTTCTCGCCCGAGGTGATCGAGGTGGCGCGCAACGGGATCGAGGCTGTCAAGGCGCGCGGCGGCACGGTCTCCTTCGATCCCAACATCCGCAAGGAGATGCTCGATCTGCCGGGCATGCGCGATGCCTTGCACTTCGTGCTCTCGAAGACCGACGTGTTCCTGCCGAGCGGGCCGGAACTGTTCATCTTCGCCAAGGCGACCGACGAAGAAGGCGCGGTGCGCGAGATGCTGGGACGCGGCATTTCCACCGTGGTGGTCAAGAAAGGCGCTGACGGTGCCGTTCACTACGACCGGACCGGGCGGACCGTTTCGTCCGGCTTCGCCGTCGATGAAATCGATCCGACCGGCGCCGGCGACTGTTTTGCCGCCGCCTTCGTCTCCTTCTGGCTGCGTGGAGCGACAGCTGAAAAAGCGCTCAGCATCGCCAATGGCTGCGGCGCGCTGGCAGTGACGAAGAAGGGACCGATGGAGGGCATCGCCTTGCTTGCCGCCGTCGAAGCGTTCATCAAGACCGCTAAGACCGGTGCGCCGGCATGA
- a CDS encoding flotillin family protein yields MDAQTFGAFLLWLIVAAVVVVIAVYILRWLYRRSTKETAFVRTGFMGEKVVVNGGAFVIPVLHDITPVNMNVLRIEVRREDGLALITRNRMRVDLIAEFFVRVGASRELVAAAAQTLGRRTLQPDSLRELLEGKFAGALRTVAAQMTLEEMHELRGDYAAKVRRLAEESLAANGLELESVAIVDLDQTSLEYFDPSNAFDAEGLTQLTESIETRRRMRNEIEQRTLVDIRNQNLDTQRKVLEIDRDTEYARLEQEREVEIRRAAQRSELAIERALRDQESEQAQLSSREAVEKSRLNQERNITEERIKSEEDTQRREIARRRSLDETEMKMRELTEREQIALELSLEKARIEREGAQSKLEIERKKLLEVAELERQIALAEKALEVTKAEAEKRRAEIVENQATETARIAQERVVDEVRIERERHLEALQIAKRQAFEEAEISASEEVERARITTERGIEEARLIKERDIRQLGVDRDQKIEIAEIQKAIDIAKKTQERSSAIAASEAVRAKAVQAEEQAFTAREREIAERRKLTDLIGAQREAEREALRIVSAADAEMKAAKSLAEAQKIAAVASAEAEKIHALAAAQRYEVDATGHRQLNEAENILSEGARAGRLRGKLLDHMEGIIRESVKPMEKIDGIKILHVDGINGGTGGNRNVTDEVIDSALRYRVQAPMIDNLMKEIGIEGGSLGRMTDVLRDAKDISSLTRDKKGKGKAAKDDDDDRDH; encoded by the coding sequence ATGGACGCGCAGACCTTTGGCGCTTTCCTGTTGTGGCTGATCGTTGCGGCAGTCGTCGTGGTGATCGCCGTCTACATCTTGCGGTGGCTCTACCGCCGCTCGACCAAGGAGACGGCGTTCGTGCGCACCGGCTTCATGGGCGAGAAGGTGGTGGTGAATGGCGGCGCCTTCGTCATCCCGGTGCTGCACGACATCACTCCGGTCAACATGAACGTGCTGCGCATCGAGGTGCGGCGCGAAGACGGGCTAGCGCTGATCACCCGCAACCGCATGCGCGTCGACCTGATCGCCGAGTTCTTCGTGCGCGTCGGCGCCAGCCGCGAACTGGTCGCCGCCGCCGCGCAGACGCTGGGCCGCCGCACGCTGCAGCCAGACAGCCTGCGCGAACTGCTCGAAGGCAAGTTCGCCGGCGCCCTGCGCACGGTCGCCGCCCAGATGACGCTGGAAGAGATGCATGAACTGCGTGGCGACTACGCCGCCAAGGTGCGCCGGCTGGCCGAGGAGTCGCTCGCCGCCAATGGGCTTGAACTGGAAAGCGTCGCCATCGTCGATCTCGACCAGACCAGCCTCGAATATTTCGATCCGTCCAACGCCTTCGACGCCGAAGGCCTGACGCAGCTGACGGAATCGATCGAGACAAGGCGCCGCATGCGCAACGAGATCGAGCAGCGCACGCTGGTCGATATCCGCAACCAGAATCTCGACACCCAGCGCAAGGTGCTGGAGATTGACCGCGACACCGAATATGCCCGCCTCGAACAGGAACGCGAGGTCGAGATCCGCCGCGCCGCGCAGCGGTCTGAACTCGCCATCGAGCGTGCGTTGCGCGACCAGGAATCCGAGCAGGCGCAGCTTTCGTCGCGTGAAGCCGTCGAGAAATCGCGGCTCAACCAGGAGCGCAACATTACCGAGGAGCGCATCAAGAGCGAGGAGGACACGCAGCGCCGCGAGATCGCGCGCCGCCGTTCGCTCGACGAGACCGAGATGAAGATGCGCGAGCTGACCGAGCGTGAACAGATCGCGCTCGAACTGTCGCTGGAAAAGGCCCGCATCGAGCGCGAGGGCGCGCAGAGCAAGCTCGAGATCGAGCGCAAGAAACTGCTTGAGGTTGCCGAACTGGAGCGCCAGATCGCGCTCGCCGAAAAAGCGCTGGAAGTGACCAAGGCCGAGGCCGAGAAGCGCCGCGCCGAGATCGTCGAGAACCAGGCAACCGAGACGGCGCGCATTGCGCAGGAACGCGTCGTCGACGAGGTCCGCATCGAACGCGAGCGTCATCTGGAAGCGCTGCAGATCGCCAAGCGCCAGGCTTTCGAGGAGGCCGAAATTTCGGCCAGCGAGGAGGTCGAGCGCGCCCGCATCACCACCGAACGTGGCATCGAGGAAGCGCGGCTGATCAAGGAGCGTGACATCAGGCAGCTCGGCGTCGACCGCGACCAGAAGATCGAGATCGCCGAGATCCAGAAGGCGATCGACATCGCCAAGAAAACGCAGGAACGCTCTTCCGCTATCGCCGCGTCGGAGGCGGTTCGCGCCAAGGCCGTCCAGGCAGAGGAACAGGCCTTTACGGCCCGCGAACGCGAGATCGCCGAGCGCCGCAAGCTGACCGACCTGATCGGCGCGCAGCGCGAGGCCGAGCGCGAGGCCTTGCGCATCGTCTCCGCCGCGGATGCCGAGATGAAGGCGGCGAAGAGCCTGGCCGAAGCGCAGAAGATCGCCGCCGTCGCTTCGGCGGAGGCCGAGAAGATCCACGCTCTTGCCGCCGCGCAGCGCTACGAGGTCGACGCAACAGGCCATCGCCAGTTGAACGAGGCCGAGAACATCCTTTCGGAAGGCGCGCGTGCCGGGCGTCTGCGCGGAAAACTGCTCGACCATATGGAAGGCATCATCCGCGAAAGCGTCAAGCCGATGGAGAAGATCGACGGCATCAAGATCCTGCATGTCGACGGCATCAACGGCGGCACCGGCGGCAACCGCAACGTCACCGACGAGGTGATCGATTCCGCGCTGCGCTACCGCGTGCAGGCGCCGATGATCGACAATCTGATGAAGGAAATCGGCATCGAGGGCGGCTCGCTCGGCCGTATGACCGACGTGCTGCGCGACGCCAAGGATATTTCCAGCCTGACCCGCGACAAGAAGGGCAAGGGCAAGGCCGCCAAGGACGACGATGACGACCGCGATCACTGA
- a CDS encoding SRPBCC family protein, whose translation MTKVYVSSVIPAPAAEVWKLVRNFNALPSWAPYVADSRIEQNAQPDQIGCIRSFTLKDGGRIRERLLALSDYDLSCSYAILESPMAVENYVATLSLTPITDGNLTLAEWQAEFDCTPDREAALMQQIGNGVFQAGLTALKHRFGR comes from the coding sequence ATGACCAAGGTCTATGTCTCCTCTGTCATTCCCGCACCGGCGGCGGAAGTCTGGAAACTCGTCCGCAACTTCAATGCACTGCCAAGCTGGGCGCCGTACGTTGCCGACAGCCGCATCGAACAGAACGCGCAGCCCGACCAGATCGGCTGCATCAGAAGTTTCACGCTGAAGGACGGCGGGCGCATCCGCGAAAGACTGCTGGCGCTGTCCGATTACGATCTGTCCTGCAGCTACGCGATCCTGGAAAGTCCGATGGCGGTGGAAAACTATGTCGCCACGCTGTCGCTGACGCCGATCACCGACGGCAATTTGACGCTCGCCGAATGGCAGGCGGAGTTCGACTGCACGCCGGATCGCGAGGCAGCCTTGATGCAGCAGATCGGCAATGGCGTGTTCCAGGCCGGCTTGACCGCGCTGAAGCACCGGTTCGGGCGCTGA
- a CDS encoding zinc-binding dehydrogenase, which produces MVQVRQSTIIDAPVDEVWAILRDFNGHDRWHPAIAFSEIEGGEPLDAVGSVRHFRLNDGGELREQLLALSDRDRRLSYCLLEAPLPLMGYVASLRLKPVTDGNATFWEWNSEFHPPAHRRDELVKLVTEGIYQAGFVAVRNLLRRGSIGSPVETRTLRVASPPSVEMPRAAPMVTSGQAATTRAIVVERYGGPEELQLREIGLPQPAPNEVRLRHTVIGVNFIDVYCRTGFFDLLQPPGVPGMEAAGIVEAVGSVVSGFSAGDRIAYACPPVGAYSERRNMAPELLIHLSDDVPDEIAAAGLLKGVSASFLLHDVHAVQPGDIVLIHAAAGGIGQLLVQWARHLGATVIATVSSDDKARIVERLGAHHVVVYSRENFTEAVMRLTGGKGADVAYDAVGNDTFGGSLAALAVRGHLVSFGQASGPVGNWDIGRFASKSLTISRPNYAHYTDTPEKLAPHVARFFQALRQGVVRVEAPTRYTLADAADAHRDLEARRTTGALVLLP; this is translated from the coding sequence ATGGTCCAGGTCCGCCAGAGCACGATCATCGATGCGCCGGTCGACGAGGTCTGGGCGATCCTGCGCGATTTCAACGGCCATGACCGCTGGCATCCGGCGATCGCCTTCAGCGAGATCGAGGGCGGCGAGCCGCTCGATGCGGTCGGCTCCGTGCGCCACTTCAGGCTGAACGACGGCGGCGAGTTGCGCGAGCAATTGCTGGCGCTGTCCGACAGGGACCGGCGGCTGAGCTATTGCCTGCTCGAAGCGCCGCTGCCGCTGATGGGTTACGTCGCCTCGCTGCGGCTGAAGCCGGTGACCGACGGCAATGCCACCTTCTGGGAATGGAATTCCGAATTCCACCCGCCGGCGCATCGCCGCGACGAACTGGTCAAGCTGGTCACCGAAGGCATCTATCAGGCCGGCTTCGTGGCGGTGCGCAATCTGCTGCGGCGCGGAAGCATAGGCTCGCCGGTCGAGACAAGAACGCTTCGGGTCGCGTCGCCACCATCCGTGGAGATGCCGCGTGCCGCCCCAATGGTCACATCGGGCCAGGCCGCAACGACCCGTGCGATCGTTGTCGAGCGCTATGGCGGCCCGGAAGAATTGCAACTGCGGGAAATCGGCCTGCCACAACCCGCGCCGAACGAGGTGCGGCTCCGCCACACGGTGATCGGCGTCAACTTCATCGATGTCTATTGCCGCACCGGCTTTTTCGACCTCCTGCAGCCGCCTGGCGTGCCGGGCATGGAGGCCGCCGGCATCGTCGAGGCGGTTGGCTCGGTGGTGTCGGGTTTCTCCGCCGGCGACCGCATTGCCTATGCCTGTCCGCCGGTCGGCGCTTACAGTGAGCGGCGCAACATGGCGCCCGAACTGCTGATTCATCTATCCGACGACGTACCGGACGAGATCGCCGCCGCCGGCCTGCTCAAGGGCGTCAGCGCCAGTTTCCTGCTGCATGATGTACACGCCGTGCAGCCAGGCGACATCGTCCTCATCCATGCAGCGGCCGGTGGCATCGGCCAGCTGCTGGTGCAATGGGCGCGCCACCTCGGCGCGACTGTCATCGCCACCGTGTCGAGCGATGACAAGGCGCGGATCGTCGAGCGTCTTGGCGCGCACCATGTCGTCGTCTATTCCCGTGAGAATTTCACCGAGGCCGTCATGCGACTGACAGGGGGCAAGGGCGCCGATGTCGCCTATGACGCGGTCGGCAATGACACATTCGGCGGCTCGCTCGCGGCCCTTGCCGTGCGCGGCCATCTCGTCAGCTTCGGCCAGGCTTCGGGGCCGGTCGGCAATTGGGATATCGGGCGCTTCGCGTCGAAGTCGCTGACCATTTCGCGGCCCAACTATGCCCACTACACCGACACGCCGGAAAAACTCGCGCCGCACGTCGCCAGGTTCTTCCAGGCGCTTCGGCAAGGCGTGGTCAGGGTCGAGGCGCCGACCCGCTACACCCTTGCCGACGCCGCCGATGCGCACCGCGATCTGGAAGCGCGGCGCACCACGGGTGCGCTAGTCTTGCTGCCGTAA
- a CDS encoding ABC transporter permease — translation MAERPASSRAILTIDDLQVFYGESHALQGVSLTLESGVLSVVGRNGMGKSTLCNTIVGLKRAKSGSIRVDGREITSLEPHEIHRLGVGYVPQGRRVWPSLTVDEHLRLAAGNRRDASWTVERVYQTFPRLAERRANGGSQLSGGEQQMLAISRALLSDPKLLVMDEPTEGLAPVIVDQVERMLVDLAAEGEMAVLVIEQNIGVATAVSNQVAIMVNGRINRLMDAKALAADRELQQRLLGVGRHAEEAQVTPAEAAQAKEQLAEVYRVDRTANGSTEAVSQIGVYRPVTELPNRWNVPVTELRQAALDKTAPQDDLKKVFAIPFAERIGRAVLVAGTFDTKGKELRFVADRLKALGLPVRTVDLSTSGKPTSADVPAMQVAGMHPRGSSAVFTNDRGGSVSAMAEAFARWIEREPRIGGVISAGGSGGTTLATSGMRVLPVGIPKLMVSTVAAGDVAKYVGGADIMMFHSVADVQGLNSITEQVLSNAAHAMAGMVAQLPNAEAWEAKRKLARPAVGITMFGVTTPLVQAVTKRLEADYDCLVFHATGIGGRAMENLGDSRLLSAFLDLTTTEVADMIVGGVFPATEDRFGAAIRTGLPYVGSTGALDMVNFGPRDSVPEKFKGRKFVIHNPNVTLMRTTRDENRAFGEWIGARLNAMNGPVRFLLPEGGVSMLDAPGQPFHDPEADNALFEAIEKTVRRTPLRHVERVRSNINDTPFVDAAVAAFHAITPKLQRRA, via the coding sequence ATGGCTGAGCGTCCAGCCTCCTCCAGGGCCATCCTCACGATAGACGACCTGCAGGTCTTCTATGGCGAAAGCCATGCGCTGCAGGGCGTCTCGCTGACGCTGGAAAGCGGTGTACTGTCTGTGGTCGGCCGCAACGGCATGGGCAAGTCGACGCTCTGCAACACCATCGTCGGCCTGAAGCGGGCGAAGTCCGGCTCGATCCGCGTCGATGGCCGCGAGATCACGTCACTCGAGCCGCACGAGATCCATCGCCTCGGTGTCGGCTATGTGCCGCAAGGCCGCCGCGTCTGGCCGAGCCTGACGGTCGACGAGCATCTGCGTCTCGCCGCCGGCAATCGGCGTGACGCCAGCTGGACCGTCGAGCGTGTCTACCAGACCTTTCCGCGCCTGGCCGAACGCCGTGCCAATGGCGGCTCGCAGTTGTCTGGCGGCGAACAGCAGATGCTGGCGATCTCGCGCGCGCTGCTCAGCGATCCGAAGCTGCTGGTCATGGACGAGCCGACCGAGGGCCTGGCGCCTGTCATCGTCGACCAGGTCGAACGCATGCTCGTCGATCTCGCCGCCGAAGGCGAGATGGCGGTACTGGTGATCGAGCAGAACATCGGCGTGGCGACCGCTGTATCGAACCAGGTCGCCATCATGGTCAACGGCCGCATCAACAGGCTGATGGACGCCAAGGCGCTCGCCGCCGATCGCGAATTGCAGCAGCGCTTGCTCGGTGTCGGCCGCCATGCGGAGGAAGCGCAGGTCACGCCGGCGGAAGCCGCGCAAGCCAAGGAGCAACTGGCGGAAGTCTATCGTGTCGACCGCACCGCCAACGGTTCGACCGAAGCGGTGTCGCAGATTGGCGTCTATCGCCCGGTCACCGAACTGCCCAACCGCTGGAACGTGCCGGTCACCGAACTGCGGCAAGCAGCGCTCGACAAGACAGCACCCCAGGATGACTTGAAGAAGGTCTTCGCCATCCCCTTTGCCGAGCGCATCGGCAGGGCCGTGCTGGTCGCCGGCACCTTCGACACCAAGGGCAAGGAATTGCGCTTCGTTGCCGACCGGCTGAAGGCGCTCGGTCTGCCTGTGCGCACCGTCGATCTGTCGACCTCGGGAAAACCGACCAGCGCCGATGTGCCGGCCATGCAGGTGGCCGGCATGCACCCGCGTGGCTCATCCGCCGTCTTCACCAATGATCGCGGCGGATCGGTCAGCGCCATGGCGGAAGCCTTCGCGCGCTGGATCGAACGCGAGCCGCGCATCGGCGGCGTCATCTCGGCGGGCGGTTCAGGAGGCACCACGCTGGCAACCTCCGGCATGCGCGTGCTTCCTGTCGGTATCCCCAAGCTGATGGTCTCGACGGTGGCGGCCGGCGATGTCGCCAAATATGTCGGTGGCGCCGACATCATGATGTTCCATTCGGTCGCCGATGTGCAGGGGCTGAACTCGATCACCGAACAGGTGCTCTCCAATGCAGCGCATGCGATGGCCGGCATGGTCGCGCAATTGCCCAACGCCGAAGCGTGGGAGGCAAAGCGCAAGCTGGCGCGGCCGGCCGTCGGCATCACCATGTTCGGCGTCACCACGCCTCTGGTGCAAGCTGTCACGAAACGACTTGAAGCCGACTATGACTGCCTCGTCTTCCACGCCACCGGCATTGGCGGACGCGCCATGGAAAACCTCGGTGACTCCCGGCTGCTATCGGCCTTCCTTGATCTCACCACCACGGAAGTGGCCGACATGATCGTCGGCGGTGTCTTCCCGGCGACCGAGGACCGTTTTGGCGCGGCGATCCGCACCGGATTGCCCTATGTCGGCTCGACCGGCGCGCTCGACATGGTCAATTTCGGTCCGCGCGACAGCGTGCCGGAGAAATTCAAGGGCCGCAAATTCGTCATCCATAATCCCAACGTCACGCTGATGCGTACCACGCGCGACGAGAACCGCGCCTTCGGCGAATGGATCGGCGCGCGGCTCAATGCCATGAACGGCCCGGTGCGCTTCCTGCTGCCGGAAGGCGGCGTCTCGATGCTCGACGCGCCCGGCCAGCCCTTTCACGACCCGGAAGCCGACAACGCGCTGTTCGAGGCGATCGAGAAGACCGTTCGCCGGACACCTTTGCGCCATGTCGAACGGGTGCGGTCCAACATCAACGACACGCCTTTCGTCGACGCGGCGGTCGCTGCCTTCCACGCGATCACGCCGAAGCTGCAGAGGCGGGCATGA
- a CDS encoding LacI family DNA-binding transcriptional regulator, translated as MAEKTHRTMDDFARASGVSRPTLSKYFDDPASVKPATRARIEAALRSSDYQPNVFARNLNRKRTRNVGIIVPALTDPFYAEMVSRIELRCRDEGFWPIVISSHGSPKLEAESVRTLMSLKVAGAIVAPLGSVSEPGVFERMSKDIPIVYFDTYIEGDTPFVGNDNHQSTSTIVDYLCRSGEPPVYVDIPHVNHNSRERLQSYIDTMRATRLEPIVLKAAADYSWDFERIGHEWMDKTLENGGLPARTLLCANDRLAFGVMAAAFSRGLKIGRRPDCDFRVAAHDDHPLSRYTCPALTTMAQDFATMAGRSVEILLALLDEADPPGQGLARNVKLGATLVMRQSA; from the coding sequence ATGGCGGAGAAGACCCACCGCACGATGGATGATTTCGCCAGGGCGTCCGGCGTATCACGGCCGACCCTGTCGAAATATTTCGACGATCCGGCGAGCGTGAAGCCGGCGACGCGGGCGCGCATCGAGGCGGCACTGCGGTCGTCGGACTATCAGCCCAACGTTTTCGCCCGCAACCTCAATCGTAAACGCACCCGCAATGTCGGCATCATCGTGCCGGCGCTCACCGATCCATTCTATGCCGAAATGGTTAGCCGCATCGAACTGCGCTGCCGCGACGAAGGTTTCTGGCCGATCGTCATCTCCTCGCACGGTTCGCCGAAACTGGAGGCGGAATCGGTCAGGACGCTGATGTCGCTGAAGGTCGCCGGCGCCATCGTCGCTCCCCTCGGATCGGTCTCCGAACCCGGCGTCTTCGAGCGGATGAGCAAGGACATCCCGATCGTCTATTTCGACACCTATATCGAGGGCGACACGCCCTTCGTCGGCAACGACAACCACCAGAGCACGTCGACCATCGTCGACTATCTCTGCCGATCCGGCGAACCGCCTGTTTATGTCGACATCCCGCACGTCAATCACAATTCTCGCGAGCGCCTGCAGAGCTATATCGATACCATGCGAGCCACTCGTCTGGAGCCGATCGTGCTCAAGGCGGCGGCCGACTACAGCTGGGATTTCGAGCGCATTGGCCATGAATGGATGGACAAGACGCTCGAGAATGGCGGCCTGCCGGCCCGCACGCTGCTCTGCGCCAATGACCGTCTCGCCTTCGGCGTCATGGCGGCCGCCTTTTCGCGCGGGCTGAAGATAGGTCGCCGACCCGATTGCGACTTCCGTGTCGCCGCCCATGACGACCATCCGCTGAGCCGCTACACCTGTCCGGCGCTGACCACGATGGCGCAGGATTTCGCCACCATGGCCGGCCGCAGCGTCGAGATCCTGCTTGCCCTGCTGGACGAGGCCGATCCGCCCGGACAAGGCCTGGCACGCAACGTCAAGCTCGGAGCGACCCTGGTGATGCGTCAATCGGCCTGA
- a CDS encoding ABC transporter ATP-binding protein, with translation MTESFAANRLQSTGAYALELDGVARHFGALVALSGITMRIAAGERRAVLGSNGAGKTTLFNAVTGDFLPTAGRIRFFGEDITDLPPHERIRRGLRRTYQISQLFKGLSVLDSIFLACRGVSRRRFSLLRPATTDVNMVQAESILNAVHLEALRDTLVATLSHGQQRQLEIALALAGAPRFILFDEPAAGLSPTERRDLVAILNALPKHIGYIIIEHDLDVALRVSEYVSMMHNGRLFKEGTPQEIEADPEVQEIYLGGKHG, from the coding sequence GTGACCGAAAGCTTCGCAGCAAACCGTCTTCAGAGCACCGGCGCCTATGCGCTGGAGCTCGATGGCGTGGCGCGGCATTTCGGGGCGCTGGTGGCGCTCTCGGGCATCACCATGAGGATCGCGGCCGGCGAGCGGCGCGCGGTCCTCGGCTCCAACGGCGCCGGCAAGACAACCCTGTTCAACGCGGTGACGGGCGACTTCCTGCCGACGGCGGGGCGCATCCGCTTCTTCGGCGAGGACATCACCGACCTGCCGCCGCACGAGCGTATCCGGCGCGGCTTGCGCCGCACCTATCAGATATCGCAATTGTTCAAGGGCCTGTCGGTCCTCGATTCCATCTTTCTCGCCTGCCGCGGCGTTTCGCGCCGGCGATTTTCGCTGCTGCGCCCGGCAACAACCGACGTCAACATGGTGCAGGCGGAATCGATCCTCAACGCCGTCCACCTCGAAGCCCTCCGCGACACGCTGGTGGCGACGCTGAGCCACGGCCAGCAGCGCCAGCTGGAGATCGCGCTGGCGCTCGCCGGCGCGCCGCGTTTCATCCTGTTCGACGAACCGGCGGCCGGTCTTTCCCCGACCGAGCGCCGCGACCTCGTCGCCATCCTCAACGCACTGCCGAAGCATATCGGCTACATCATCATCGAGCACGACCTCGATGTCGCGCTGCGCGTCTCCGAATATGTCTCGATGATGCACAATGGCCGCCTGTTCAAGGAAGGCACGCCGCAGGAGATCGAGGCCGATCCCGAGGTGCAGGAGATCTATCTCGGGGGCAAGCATGGCTGA